CAGAAGGACCTAGCCGTAAGCTATTTGCCCGCGCTCCCTGAAATTGTATCAGATGGAATATTGGGTTCGGTCCGCTTTGGCAAAGTTGAACTCCTTAGGAATGATGGTGTTGCCAAATCGGAACCTGAAAAAGTAATACTCCAGCTTATAGATGTCCGGGAAATTGATTCGCCTGAAAAGGCAGATCCGATACATTGGATGTTATTGACTACCCATGAAATCAATAGTTACTCAGATGCCTTGCAAGTGATTGAATGGTATCGAAAACGATGGCACATAGAACAGCTTTTCCGCAGTGCTATGAGATCAGGCTTGAAGCTGGACGAGATTCAAGCCTCTTCGCAAGAACCTATAGATAAGTTAGCTTTTTTGGGGCTTCTTGCTTCGGTAGAAACCCTACAGCTAACGCTATGTAGGGATGGAAAGATCGATAGAGATGCATCAGAGTTATTTTTAGAATCAGAATTAGAGGTCTTGCAAGCTCAATTATCGCGACTGGAAGGTTCGACAAAAAACCTTCAGAATCCTCATCGCCGAAACACCATTGCATGGTGCCACTGGGTAGTAGCGAGACTAGGAGGATGGAAAGGAAAAAGTAAGCATGGGAGCCCCGCTGGCCCCAAAGATATAAAAAGAGGACTGAATCGACTGAGGCAGATAACTGTCGGCTGGGAGCTTGCAACTGGAAAAAATGTGTGCATCACCTGATTGTACTATCTCCTCGTATTTTTAACCAAGCCTTGTCCGGAAGGTTATAATATAAACGACTGCATCGTAAACGACGTTGACGGAATCATATTCAACTGGTTTGCCAACCCAGGAGATACGAACAGAAACGTCTGCCTTTACATCAAATATTGGGATCAACACTGAGGTGTCGCTCTAGTTTTGATTTCGATTTACATGACTTTATGTGATTTCTTTGCCCGATTTTGTCCTCTGTTTAGGTCGTTAGTAACGCTTCTAATTTCTTTTGGCAGCCTGCAGTTTTCTTAATAGTCATCTTAGATATATTTTGGAGCTTCCACTTGATTGATGGATGCTCTTTCGCATCTTTATATTCGTATAGAGACCATTTAGGCTCTTTGGTATAAATCGAGATTAAAAACTCTTTATCATTTTTGTTCAATGAGTCTAGAATCAATGCTTTCAGATCCCATAACTTTTGACAAAGTTCTTTCGGGTCTAGCTCGATACTGCTCATACCTTTGAATTCGGATTGGAAAATACCTGAGATATCTTTTGATGTTGGTGCTAAGACCTCCTCTATTGGTCGATTATGCGACAGCAAGTAAAAGATGAATGCTGTTTTCACTTGATTGTTAAAGTCGTGATGTTCGAAGAACTGATGGACATCAAACAAGTCACGTGGATGCTGGCGATCTAAGGCTGCACAAAACTTTCCTCCCCAAAGATCTTCGATGGAGAGGCAGCTTATTTCTGCTGACTTTTTGAAAGTATCTTCAACTTTACTAGAGGTCGTTCTGTATTCCGTCGGATATACTGTTCCCCGAATAATATAGTTGGGTTCTATTTTAATCTTGATGTGTTCCCGTTCTACGATAAGTCTAGTTTCGCTTAGAGTATGGAGTGGCTTTGTAGGAGTCACACGACAACCTAGTCTTTTCGACAAACCTTCAGAAATTTGTTCTAGACCAGTATGCATCTCAGCAAAACTCCCTTTTCGATCCTTCACAGGAATATAACATAGGTCGATATCGACAGATAACCTAGGTAATTCTGCATAAAATAGATTAAGGGCGGTACCACCTTTTAGAGCAAAATAATCGTGTTGTGCAACAATTGGTAAAGCATCGAGTACAAGACTGACCTGTTTTTTATAGTCTTCAGAAATCATTGGGTTCCTCAAAATAAGTGGTAGGAACAGTAATATTGAAGTCGTTATCTAGCCTTCCGTTCTTGGTTACAACTCGTTTTCCAGACCCTAAGTGGATTGTCGCTAAATTAATCTTTTTGAGGAATGGAAGTTCGAGTTTTTTTGCCAAGAAGAGAAATACTCTTTTTACTTTGATGGATTTACAGTTTTCGAGTAAGAATTGAACCTTATCTGACCTTAGGGTTAGAAGGCCTTGCATATAGTTCTCAGCTGTTTCAAAAGTTTCTGAAAGATCTAGAGAATCAATCAATTCTAATATCGCCTGTTCACGTGAAGAGATATAGAAGTCGATTCCATCTCGGTTATATAAAACTAGTTCTGGTTCAGAAGTGATCATACTGGATTGCTTAACTTTAAGCTCACCATTAAATTCTCCCGATATAGCCCATGATGGGACCTGAGCTTTGTTGCGACTTACAATATTGATGATAGGGTGCCCTAATGGAATGTAGTGACCTTCACCGTGTAGTTCTAATGCTGACTTTCCTGCGACGTGAACGGGCATCGATAAATCACTTTGTAAGACGTTGACGATGCCTTGCCAAGATATTTGGTCATTTGGACGAGCAAAAATTCCTGGTGCAATTTTTTTTAGCGAGCCACTAGCAAAATACTTGTTGGCTGACCTGGGGCTGACTCCAAATTTTGATAGCCATTGGAGGGAGTGGAGTTCCCCTTTATTCCAGTTGCTCAATGCTTGGTTTAATCTAGACAAAAATTCCGACCTTATAGTTCTGATTTTCACTCTATTCTAAACCAGGTAGTGGTTTAATTCAACTTTAATATCGGTACTATAGGTTCCGACTTTTTTAGGAAAATTGAACTAGTTGTAGCTAATGATATCCAAATAGCTAGTGATGAGGGGTAGTAAATAATCCCACCACCAAGTGAACAGACCTGTTGTTACATGCTTGCAGGGGAAGGGGAATGTGAGGTCATCCCCATTGATCTTTTTGATAGGGAGTCAATATTGCGGTATGGCTTGTAGATTTCGTGGCTTTCCAACTGAGTCATAAGCATTCTCTGCGGTTATTTTTCTAACCAACAAATAGAATTTTATATAACCAACACTATTTGCTATTTAATTGTAAGTACTTGAAGTTCGGGTAAAAGATGGTGGGATGACAGGGACTCGAACCCCGGACCAGCCGGTTATGAGCCGGCTGCTCTAACCAGCGATAATTACAATCTTACATAGTTGTAGGTATTTGAATCATCGTGAAAAATATTTCATCTGATCCACTTCCTAGATAGATTTAAGAAGTTGAGCTGGTCAAAGTAGTGAAATGCGTTTAGGTAGCCACTGGGTTGTGAGGAAAGTTAGACCCAGCTTGTTTAGGTTCCAATTCCATCTGCCTTGGGTTTATGAATGCTTGGTCCACCCCTGTAGTTCATGTTCGTCTTGCTCCAAGGAAGCGAGGTCTGTGAATCCAAAATAGGACAGGTGATCCGCGGTTACTTGAAACCTTCTTCCCTGGTGAGTCGCTGAACCGATGTTAAGGAAATACCTCTTGAGTCTATGAGCTAGATTTTGATCGGGAGCAATATAAAGTATCTCATCCCACAGGCCCTGCTTGCGAGCAATCAGATGAGATACCAAAATTTCAGAATACCTTTTCCTGCTTTTTAGAGTCCTCTCCATCTCGATAGCGATACGCTGCCCACCCTCGGTAACCATAATTGCATCAGGCTGTTTTTTCGACTTTGTAGGCATGTCAGATATTCTCACCCAATCGCACTTTTGGTGTTTAGTAAGTAGAACTCTGGCTTTTTGTAAATCCAGGTGATGGAACATAGAGACCAGCGAAAGCTTCGAAGGCTCAAGTGCACGGACATTTTCTTGGAACTCAGAACGAGATATACCTATTCCATGATTTGTGATCCCCCAAATATCAATGCTGCCACCATAAGGTATATCTATTTTGACTTCCTTAACAGCGCCCATTTGCTTCAGCTGACAAAGGGTTTTGACTACTGAATATTTGGACTTTAAACCCAAGTGGTACGCAAGGATATCTGGGTGTGTCCACCTTTCACTTAGCAAGAATGAAAGTATCTGTTGCTGCTTTTCCCTTGCTCGTTGAGACCCCTTTCGGCCCGAAAGTAGGTTACTCATAGTAATGCCCTCCCAATGTCCAAATCCATCTCGTCATCGAGTTTGTTGTCAGGTAGCATCACCGTTAATGCCTTGTCTTTCTCTTTGTCGATTGGGATAGGACAAACATAAGCGAGCTGAGCCACTTTATTGCCGTTGAAAAGAACGGCACATCCCTTGGGAAGCGATTGAAAAATATTTGTTGAAAATAAATTTGACCCTACTTCGGAGTAGCTGGTGCTACTTGTCGGTAAGAAGTGTCCCTGAGTCGTTGCTTGAGTGTGCATGCTTCTGGCATTGACAATTGACTTGCCTGAAAGATTGGAAGCCCACTGAGCTGTAGAAAAATCGGACTGTTGATATACAAGCTTAATGGTCGAGTTATCAAGAATACTTCTTTCAATTGTTATTGGATCTAGATCGGTGGAATCTGACAAATCGCCGATAGTTTGAAAAGCTGCGATGTAGCTCAGCCTTCTATCTAGCACTACCCCAAAACTACGCACAAGAGTCGGGCAAATTAGAAATTTCAACTCGTCACAAAACATTGTTACTTGCTTATGGTCATTGTCAAATTCTCTCTGTGAGATTATCTGAACCGTTCTAATGGCGTAGATCTTATGGAGAGTTTGAATGGTGGTGTTCATCGTATCGCCAGTAATAATTATACTGTCACCTTTGCTGATGACATCCTTGATATCAATATTGCTTATGTGATGAGGTGGAAAGTAATGAGCCAATTCAGAAATACGCTCTATAAAGCCTTGAGCCTTTTTCGCTAGGTCACTATCTATCAAATTTTCAATACTTGATTCTAGATCGCGAAAACTAGGGTTTTTATCAGCCCAGTAGTTGGATAGGATTCTAGCTACCTTCCGGCCAGCAATCCTGTAAAAATCCGATTCTCTTCCTGTGTCGGACTGTTTTAGTCCATCGACAAGTATTTCATAAATATCCTCTCCTGAACAACTTGCAAACGGATTAGGAAGCATAGTGTGCCTGATTCGAACGTGATGAAGATGAATCCCTCTGATACGTGCGGCAATTGCTAGGACTCCTGATAAAAACGAGTCGTGCTTTGGCGCCATAACTACGGTTACAACCCCTCTTAAGATCAGTTGGTGCAAAATCATGCCGCTCCATATCCCTTTCCCAACTCTAGATGGGCCAATTACAAGGGAATGAGTCTGTGTGAATGATTGAAATGAGCACCAAATTGGCTTCATTCTCTCGTCTAATCCTAGGAAGATATTGTCCCTAGCTTTTGAAAAATCGAAATAGGCTAAAGGATTATAAGGTTTCAACCTGCTGAAAAATTTCTGATCATTGACAATATCAGGTAGACCATCTCTGTTCTTGAAAGTGTATCCATACCAATCCATAAATTTCTTTTCCCATTTAAAATGGATTACACCTACTAGAAACAAGCCTAAAAATACTCCGAAGATAGATCCGTAGAAGACTTGATTTTGCTTCGAGTGAAGGTATTCGAGAAAGGTGATTGGATAGAAGAAGCTATTAAGATCTTCTAGATATAGTACCCAGGACATCAGCATGAATAGCGGGAAGATTATAGATAGGAATAGGCCGACTTTTCCCAAAGCTCGAATGCAGTGGACGAGGAAAAGGTGTTCGTTCGAGAGAAGAAACATGACTCTGATAAAAAAGATAATTGTAGAAATAAGAAGTGATGAAGCGAGAAAGAAAGAAATCTCATCATAAGTTATTAGCCATTGAGTGGTAGCAATCCATACTTTGTCAAATTGGTTCATTTTCGAATCCGATGTTAAACTGTTAACTGGGGGATTCGTTTTTTTCCAGAACCATTCTGGGGTTTCACCCTCCTTTATCTCTAATCGGGTATTTAGTAATCGTAAGAGCTTCGTTTAATCGGAAAAAATTCCGAGGTGTCCGCTCTGTTCTATATTATCTTATCCAGATTAGGTCTTCATTTTTTAAGAAACCAAAATCTTGTCTCGTTCCAAAATCAGCTATCTCAGAGCCATCGCAAAGTCGCCAAGCATACTGAAGTCTGCGTCCAATTGAACCTCGTTCTTTGTTGTGAAAAATGTAATCCAAACCACTGTGATAGAAAGGGCCATCGAAAGACGTTGTATTAGTCTTAATTTTTATCGAATTACTTTCGTTTTCTACGTCAACAACACCTGTAATTAAGCATGGAAAATGAACTGAAATTTCGTGAACACCTTTGGGGTCGTTGAATTTTTGAATGGCTTTTTTGAATTTGTCGTACTTGGACGGACCATGAATTTTATTGAGTTTTTGTTGCATTTTTTCTTTTCCTTTTTGTTAAATGAATCTTAAAAATTTGTAATTTGTTGAAGCTCTAGCTTTTTCTAAATTTTCGTAATAATAGAACTCCTATATGACGTGTTAAAAAATAGAGCCGACATGGCTTTTCATTTTTGCTGTGAATGAAGTGTTTGGATTTCTCGGAAGTGTTCGAATTGATAAGCGTGAACAGTCGATACTCCAAACAACGCTCAAGGCTGTGTTTGGGTATCCGCCGCTGCCACGGCTTCGTTTGGGTAGCTTTGCCTTTCAGCACTTTTGTGGTGCTAACTTCTTTACGGAGTCGGCAGAGATGGAAAATAAATTAATTGAAATTTAGTGCAATTTTTTCTACTTAGATATTAATAATTTTTACGGTAAGAATTCAAATTCTTACGTGAGAGTCTCACGATGTAATAAAGGATTGGTCGATACATCTTCTAATGTGTCTTGGAGGTAGAAGTGTAATCTAGGTTGTAAATGCATGATCTTAGTAGGTATCAGCACTCTTCGAAAGTTGCGATACCTACGGTGATTTTTGGTCGCGATGCGTAATATGTCAGGGAGTTTGAGACAATTGGGTATAGCATATACTTACCTCAAAGTGGATACAGATTACCTTACCAGCGGTACGTTTATACCCACAGAGTCAGAGGGCTCTGATAGTGTAGGTCCTGATTTCGGAAACCTATCGGGATGAGCTTCAAAAGCATGCTTGAGAACTTTAGCTCTCTTCTAGACACCCCCCTATCCTAAATGAAAAAGTCATATTTTCCATGCTGCCCGAGTACCTCATCGCACATTGATGCAGACTGTAACATAGAACTCAAAGATAAAAATCATCATCTAGATTTGAAGCACTGCAATAACCCATTTTCAAAATTGTCTATGCTCGGTACTTTTTTACAAAATCAGGACTAAAATTATGAAAAAGTGTTTATGGGTGTCATTTCTTTTACTAGCTTCATGTGGGCAGGACGATGTAAACTCTCACGATCTAAAAATAACCAATGGGCGAGAAGTCTCTGAAGATCTTGCTTCTACCGTAGGCTGGATAGATAGCGACGGTGTGAACTGTACAGGAACGTTTTTAACTGATAGTAAGATGTTAACTGCTGCTCATTGCATTCAATCTACAAAAATAGCCTATTTTGGCAAGTCAGGTACAGTTTTTTCGACAAGAATAGCTAAACATCCAAAGTGGCGAGACAATGGAAGTTCAACTATTCCTGTTGATATGGTGAAGTATGACTTGGCAGTTGTTAC
This sequence is a window from Pseudobacteriovorax antillogorgiicola. Protein-coding genes within it:
- a CDS encoding transposase, with the protein product MGSVRFGKVELLRNDGVAKSEPEKVILQLIDVREIDSPEKADPIHWMLLTTHEINSYSDALQVIEWYRKRWHIEQLFRSAMRSGLKLDEIQASSQEPIDKLAFLGLLASVETLQLTLCRDGKIDRDASELFLESELEVLQAQLSRLEGSTKNLQNPHRRNTIAWCHWVVARLGGWKGKSKHGSPAGPKDIKRGLNRLRQITVGWELATGKNVCIT
- a CDS encoding nucleotidyl transferase AbiEii/AbiGii toxin family protein, translating into MISEDYKKQVSLVLDALPIVAQHDYFALKGGTALNLFYAELPRLSVDIDLCYIPVKDRKGSFAEMHTGLEQISEGLSKRLGCRVTPTKPLHTLSETRLIVEREHIKIKIEPNYIIRGTVYPTEYRTTSSKVEDTFKKSAEISCLSIEDLWGGKFCAALDRQHPRDLFDVHQFFEHHDFNNQVKTAFIFYLLSHNRPIEEVLAPTSKDISGIFQSEFKGMSSIELDPKELCQKLWDLKALILDSLNKNDKEFLISIYTKEPKWSLYEYKDAKEHPSIKWKLQNISKMTIKKTAGCQKKLEALLTT
- a CDS encoding type IV toxin-antitoxin system AbiEi family antitoxin domain-containing protein; this encodes MSRLNQALSNWNKGELHSLQWLSKFGVSPRSANKYFASGSLKKIAPGIFARPNDQISWQGIVNVLQSDLSMPVHVAGKSALELHGEGHYIPLGHPIINIVSRNKAQVPSWAISGEFNGELKVKQSSMITSEPELVLYNRDGIDFYISSREQAILELIDSLDLSETFETAENYMQGLLTLRSDKVQFLLENCKSIKVKRVFLFLAKKLELPFLKKINLATIHLGSGKRVVTKNGRLDNDFNITVPTTYFEEPNDF
- the mobC gene encoding MobC family replication-relaxation protein, with amino-acid sequence MSNLLSGRKGSQRAREKQQQILSFLLSERWTHPDILAYHLGLKSKYSVVKTLCQLKQMGAVKEVKIDIPYGGSIDIWGITNHGIGISRSEFQENVRALEPSKLSLVSMFHHLDLQKARVLLTKHQKCDWVRISDMPTKSKKQPDAIMVTEGGQRIAIEMERTLKSRKRYSEILVSHLIARKQGLWDEILYIAPDQNLAHRLKRYFLNIGSATHQGRRFQVTADHLSYFGFTDLASLEQDEHELQGWTKHS
- a CDS encoding TraM recognition domain-containing protein produces the protein MILHQLILRGVVTVVMAPKHDSFLSGVLAIAARIRGIHLHHVRIRHTMLPNPFASCSGEDIYEILVDGLKQSDTGRESDFYRIAGRKVARILSNYWADKNPSFRDLESSIENLIDSDLAKKAQGFIERISELAHYFPPHHISNIDIKDVISKGDSIIITGDTMNTTIQTLHKIYAIRTVQIISQREFDNDHKQVTMFCDELKFLICPTLVRSFGVVLDRRLSYIAAFQTIGDLSDSTDLDPITIERSILDNSTIKLVYQQSDFSTAQWASNLSGKSIVNARSMHTQATTQGHFLPTSSTSYSEVGSNLFSTNIFQSLPKGCAVLFNGNKVAQLAYVCPIPIDKEKDKALTVMLPDNKLDDEMDLDIGRALL